The window ATAAACTCCTCGGAGGTACAAGAAGGTTCCTACGACAGGGTCCAccaaagccttctcttctccaggctgattAAGCCCTGTCCTCTCTGCCTCTCATAGTGTCTGTGCTCTAACCATTCAGAGGTTTTGGAGAGGGTTTGGTTGATTGGGTTGTCtcttttttgtttactttttacaaaatactttGCAGTTGCAGAGACTTGGTCAGAATTGCATACGACTAAAGATTAACCTCTAACAAATGAATATGTAGCAATGGTTAAGAGGTTTAGACTGAGTTTCATGCTCTCTGAATTGAAGTAATAATACTGTATAAGCAATGGATtgattttaataactttctTCCCCTCTGTGGAGCTTTAAATTTGATCTAACCAAACTGATTTCCAGACTCTGCAACTGTGATACTGTAATTCTGTATCTCAAAGATCTGTTGCCCTGTAAAGGAGCTCTAGCTCATGGAAATCATTAAAgtgaaacaaaccaaaccaacaaaaaacaaataaacaaacaaaaaaaaacccaaacccacaaacataCTGTAAGAATCTGCTGACTTAGAGCAAATTGTGTTCTTGTAACCAAAAGCTTTGGTAGGCTCTTTTACAGATAGCTGACTCAGCAGATTATGTTGTCCCCAACTTTGGGCTAAACTGAGGACGATGTCTTGTGCTGCACTGTTTGTGCTCAAAGGCAGTAGTTGATTATTTTTGCACTGCGTTTACCCACTATATGAAGGAATTTTCACGTGGAACTAACTTTAATCAGCTGTGATCTCTAGTGTGCTAGAACTTAGATGTGAAGTAGAACTACATGGGCTCATTTGCAAAACGACCACTGCCCTTCTTTTGGAGTAGGATTCGCCAGCTAGAGTTTGGAATTGGGTTATACCAGGGCACTCTCACGAAACACATAGTTTGAGTCCTTTACATTGCAGATTGGGAGTTTTCGCCTTTGTGGTTGCTTGAGTCACTGCACTTCGCAATTTTCCAGCCAGCTGGAGGTAAAGTAGAAATGAAAATCTACCCTTGGTATAGGAGGCAAGCACTTCAAGTACAATGGGAAATAACTTGGCATACATGAGATTTCTCAGAGATAATTTCATTGACCAAACCCATGTGCAATTAcgagatttatttttctaaagctgCTACCTgtgctgcacagaaaaaaaatatatatacctGCTTCTGTGATTGAACACAGCCTTGCTTTTCAGAAGTGCCTTTGAATGTATTTCTCCTTCTTATTTGCTGTAGAAGTTTTAGACCCCTGCCacctcctggggaaaaaaacccttgtccttaaaacatgcatttctaCAAAAAGCTCACTGCTTGGTACAGGTCAAACTGAGGAGGGGCATAGATGAGCTTGAGGTGTAAGACAAAAAAGTTGTTGGACATCTATAATGGCAAGAAAGTGAGGGGAGCATAATCACAAAGTGAGGAAGTGATATGCAGGTTGAAATGAGGTTCTAGCCCCAGCAAATAGTCAGATGTGTGTAGACAAAGTTATGTAGATGGTATTTTTAACCTAAAAAATCTTGTATATTTATTTGCTTCCTCACATTTAATCCACACCACTCACATTCCTCTCACCAAGTATCAGCTTCACATCTTGCTTTGTTCCACCTATTAAAGTACAACTGTCAACACTGTTGGTTGGGAAGAGCTGCTAGTAGGTAGATAACCCTGTTAGTGCATCCTGGAGAAGCAGTAGTGATGGACTGTTGCCTCACAGTCAATCTAAGTGTTGCTGTCTGGAAGAAAGTGGAGCCAAACCAGCACAGAACTAGAAGCTCTTAGCTCTAAAAACATCCAAGTTAATATTAccagtaattttattattgtcttGGAAGGTGTTTCCAGTTTGCGCAGGCAGACTTGTAATGAAAACTTCAATGTAAACCTATTTCTAATGCccaattaaaatacatttacatggatttcttctttttttccccccccccccccctttaggtctgttatttttcttacGATGGAAAGGCTGGTTGTCTATCTACTGGTTATTAGCACAGCCGTGAAGGCCATGATGTGTCCCAAAAGATGCATGTGTCAAAACCTGTCTCCATCCTTCACAATTCTCTGTACGAAGACGGGGCTTCTCTTTGTGCCCCCCAGTATTGACAGGAGGACAGCCGAACTAAGGTTAATGGATAACTTTATTACTACACTTAGGAGAAAAGATTTTGCAAACATGACTAATCTAATTCATTTGACACTATCAAGGAATACAATAAGTCAAATCATGCCTTATGCATTTTTTGATCTTAAAGGCCTTCACGCCTTACACTTGGATAGTAATAGACTGACCTACATCAATGAAGATCATTTCAAAGGTTTAATTAACCTTCGACATTTAATACTCAGTAACAATCAATTAAACTATATCTCTCCTGGGTCGTTGGATGACTTTATTGAAACAATTGAAGACCTGGATCTGTCCTACAACAATCTTGTTAACGTTCCTTGGGAAACAATTGCCAAACTTTCTAATGTCAATACAGTCAGTTTGGATCATAATCTCATTGAGTTTGTGCCAGAGGGAATCTTCTCAAACCTTCACAAACTTGCCCGTCTAGACATGACCTCCAACAAGTTGAAAAAGATCCCTCCTGACCCTTTGTTTTCCAGAATACCAGTGTATGCCAAGTCTAAAGGATCTCCGCTCTCATCCCTTGTGCTTAGCTTTGGAGGGAATCCTTTGCACTGCAACTGTGAACTCGTGTGGCTGAGACGTCTCACCAGAGAAGATGATCTAGAAACCTGCGCCTCTCCACCAGAACTGATGGGCAAATACTTTTGGTCTATTAAAGAGGAGGAATTTGTCTGTGAACCCCCAATGATAACGCATCGAACCCCAAAACTAACAGTGACGGAAGGCCAAAGTGTCTCTTTGAAGTGCAAAGCTGTTGGCGATCCAGATCCCTACGTTCGCTGGATCTCACCTGATGGGAAGCTGGTCTCTAACACGTCCAGGACGATTTCTTATGAGAATGGTACTCTGGATATTTTGGTTACTTCTTTGACTGACAAGGGCACGTTCACCTGCATAGCATCAAATGCTGCGGGAGAGTCGACGGCTCCAGTTGAACTCCTCGTTACCCCGTACCCTAACCTTGCTAACAGCACCAACTGCGATAAAGATGCGGAGCCTGGCCCCTCAGATATTCTCATATCTGCCAAGTCCAGCTTTCCAAACGAAACGAAGGCTCAGCAAGAGAAGGTGGTCGTGGTTGCTGAGCTGACATCATCTTCTGCTCTTATCCAGTGGCCTTCTCAGCATCACCTCCCTGGGATTCGAATGTACCAGATTCAGTATAACAGTTCTGCTGACGACATACTAGTGTACAGGTAACGCTGCTCACATTCCCATGCTCATACCTCTGTGAAGTAGGCAGTGGAAGtaagaaaaaaggagagcaTAGTTTGACATATTCTGTGTAATAAGAGCTATCCTGCAAAGAGTAACTGTAAATGGGGGGATGAGGAGGCAATGGCTGCCTTAGTCTTTGCTCATTAAACTCCTGTTGTTGAGGAGCTACACTATTAAAACTAATAATACATCTGCTTCTGTGCTGCCTCTTGAGGATCTCTAAACTCTTTACAGACATAATTAAGTTTCATAGTCCAGTTTAATGGACCAAGTGATGCTGATGAGCAATGTCTTAGTTGTTAACATTTAAGGAAATTGAGATGGAGATTTTAGTTACTTTTATGCTGATTAAgtgtaattattttacttaaaaatatgggcaagagagaagaaatcaaGATGCCCAAAGTTGCGAGATATCCAAAGCAATGTTCTGCCTATGTGGCTATGGCCTTAGCATGTTCAGCCAAACCTTCAGCCTGTATCAGTTGCTGtgtgtttccttttctccacTTTTGTAGTGTCATGTGGATAAAACTCACTGGTATGAATTGGACACCACATGGAAAATTTTAGGTTATGTATTTGTGTGGTTTTCACATTTGTCCGCTGGAGTAAAATTTACTTGGGAATAACTATTTAAGTCTCCATGGACAGCATGCAGATTACATTTATAGCTGTTCCCTCATGCAGGGCTGGTTGACTTTCTGATTATATGCCTTTCTGTTTATAGGCTTTTGTTTGGGATTAACCAGGGGTGGAAGGGATAAGGAGGGGTAGAATGACTTGAAAGTGGGAGCTAGCATTTGATTTGGATTTAGTGTTTCATAGTTGTGTGCTTCGTAAGGATGATAACTTCTCTAAACAGAGTGATAATGATTTCTCTAATGAGTGATAATGATTATTTCTAATGTAATGCCACTGGTTGCACTAAAGTTTGGAGTGGAGTAAGCAAAAGGAGAATGATATCTAATAGCTTCAGTAATATACCTGAAAGTCTGGGTTCAAATCTAGTGCTTTGGTAAGCAGTCCCCTAAAGAAAGGAATGCAGGATAGTCATTCTGCTGCAATTCCTATTTCAAATACCTACCATTGCAAGCAaattcttgtaaaaaaaaaaaaaaaaaaaaaaggaactgtgTATGAAAATGGCATGAAGTCCTTGAAACAGACATTTCACTTTACAGTCACTTGGGATTTTCAGAAGTCTCGTGTTAAAACGCCCATCCCCAGAGCCTCTTTGAGGAAGGATGCCATCCATCCTCCTGTTGTCACGGCTACGAGCTAGAAAGGAAGCAGGAGGTCTCAGGGTAAGCAAGGGTCTCTTAAGAGGGGGTGGGAGGATGCCTTGTTGGGATCTGACAGGGATGGCGAGGAGCCGGCTGGAAGATGAAGCCTCATTTAATTGCCAGCTGTGACAACATTTGTGACATTGCTGTTTGAGAGAAGCGCAAAGTTGCGAAATGAAGGGAAATGTGAAGCGGAGATGTCTCGATAGCTGTGACTGGGGTTTCTAAAGGGATTTTATTCAGTTCTCCCACTAGAATGTGAAGTGAAGCAAGCAAAGTGAGAAGCAGCTAGAGCTGGTAGGTGCATCGCAGGCATGGCCAGTAGTTTAAGAGAGGTGTTTAATGGGATTTTTCATCCTTTGCCATAATGGCTGGTCAGCCGATTTGGCAGCCTTCATACAATTGCAGCTATTCATTCTCAATGAGTTTTAAACTTCCCAAAGtctctaaaaataaatcagtgacTAGTGTGGTAGCTTGTTAATAAAACTATAGACTTGaatactgctgctgctgaacgGCCTCATTCctaaagaagaaatggggaaGAATACTATATTTCCATGCCCCTTTCTCAGCCCAGATTCCTGTTAACTGAAACGCTCAGGTTGGTAACAAAACCATAAAATACTTGATGCTTCAAATCACAGAGCAGCTATTTCAAATAATACAATGTAATAGACTGTAGCATAATGGGCATCTCAAAGATGAAAATTTGTGCGTTCTCATTCAGTTCCCACAGTGAGTAATCATCAAATATAGATCCTTAAAGGAAGTTTTGTGCTAAAGTGAGAGGAATCGTAATTGGGCAGCAATTCTGCATTTGCAGTTATCTGAACAACTGCTACTTCAAGTTATGCTATAGATGTCAGAATTTTTTAAGTTGAGTGTGTTAATGTGCACTGGAGAAACAGGAGCTCCCCGGTTTGTTTGCTGACCCTTTGCATGGTCAAGACGCGTCTCGGACTCCATGTTTCTGGTAAGGTATACAAAcatgttgtcctggtttcagctgggatatagttaactgtcttcccagtagctggtacagtgctatgtgtTGAGTTCAGTAtctgaagaatgttgataacactgatgttttcagttgttgctcagtagtgtttagtctaaagtcaaggatttttcagcttctcatgcccagccagggcacctgacccaaactggccaacagtgtattccataccatgggacgtcccatctagtttaggaactgggaagggggggcagggaatcgccgctcggggactggctgggtgtcggtcggagggtggtgagcaattgccctgcgcatcatttgtacatttcaatccttttattactactgttgtcattttattagtgttatcattatcattattagtttcttcttttcggttttattaaatcgttcttatctcaacccaggagttttacttcttttcctgattttctcccccatcccactggatgggggggagtgagtgagcagctgcgtggtgcttagttgctggctggggttaaaccatgacacatgtCTTTCACGGAGTCAGTCTGTTGATATATGAAGATGTGAATAGATGTGCAGTAGTGTACCCAGCAGTGGCCATGCTTCAGTGCTGCCAAAGGAGTTTCACAGAAGGTGAAAAGCTTCCTTCTACCTAGAGGACACTGTGTAATTTATTTCTGGCAGGCGATAGCTTGCTGCCTGGAAAAAGTATTAAGTGGTGCAGGATGCATCAGAAACCTGTCGCTTCTGTCAAGTTGAGCTGTACCATGGGAAAAGCAGTTGCTATGGCAACTTTGCTTTATCTTGCAAATTTAAGTTGCTCCTTTGactcctttatttttcctcatctttccctttccttctccctctggaTAGGTAAGTGTGGGTAAGTGTGTGTTCATCTGTGCCCATGCTAGGAGCCTATGGAGGTGAAGGGAGGAGACGATATTCTTCCTAATTTTACCTTTGGACTGCAATCAAACTATCCGTTGGTGTATGTGAGAATAACATATGTGCCCTGCACATGGTTACGCTGCCTGTGTACACTTGCACATAAGTGCACCATAATTGCTCCTTGTTGTTCCCAGTTTGGGAGATTCACAACATATGGCCACACAGCGATTTTCCCAGTGGtgaatgtggaaaagaaaataggagTTGTGCTTCTGGCTCTGCCAGTTACTGTTGCCTCAGGTGAGTCACTTAACTCCTCTTTCTGTGAAATGGAAGCTATCACACTGACCCATCTCCTGGGACAGGGGTTAGCAAAATTGAAGGCAGACATTAgctctggagaaagaaaattgcatcAGAGTGAAGCATCTGGCAAGATGAGTAGTAACAATCCAGAGTTGGTAAATTAAGGTGCAGGTAGCAATTTGCGGAAAGCATCAGTATTGAAAGTAAGagccttgtttgtttttggaaGAAAGGTCGGAAACTGTTGTTGTAGAGCCATGTATAGAGTGAATCAAGAATTGTAATAGCCACTTTGTGCAGCTTTTCCGTCTCTGAGATATAAACGGATCTGTATTCTTTAAACAGCTTACAGTCTTGATGCCGATTACAGTTCCTGCGCAATTTGGACTTCACAATACTATAATTTTAGTTTAACTGTCATTGCTCAAGTGTCATGCCCAGGTTTCTAGTGCTAGTCTTGGGGAAGAGATATCAGCAGAACTTACCTTTTGATACTAAAATAGTAGTGACGAATATTATACAAGCTTTAGAAAGCAATAATTAATCTCGGAGAGAAGCCATGCtattttattgctgctttgtCATGATGCGCACACATGTTTGTGTGTACATACAGATGAAAATGCTCCTCTTTTGTATGCTGATAGAGTTCATATGTACCTTTATGAAGATGAATCCTTGCGTTAGGTTATGGGATAAAAGGCTCATCTCCACGGGACCCTGGGTGACCTCTCTCTTGTAGCCTTGTTCGCTGTGCAAAAGAGAAGTGGGGCAGCAACTGATGCTCAAAATGCCCTGAAGGGAACTGCAGGTGCTCCTATTTTGTCTGCCAGTGCTTCCTCAAATGGCCAGCAAATTAAAGATAAAACAAGTGATTTTGTATGTCTGAGCTAGGCTGGCTAAACTTCAATTTTTACCGCAGTTGATATAAACAGCAGATTACTAATGCTTCATAACAATCTGATTGATGTCCTAGTCAATTAGAAGCGGGATCTCATAACATCAAAGGCAACAGTCTCCTAAGCATTGAATTTAATCTTTAATAGCTAGTGATCATCTAACTTTAATTAGCTGCAACTACATGCTATAAATTAGAAGATGAGTATTTAATAGTGATGCTTCTCTATAGGTAATTGAGAGACTATATATTGCATAAAACTGCTGATAATATGtccttgttttctctgttgAGAGGAAAACCTAGAAATTGAGAGGCAGACCACTTTTAAGATGGAGTACAAAGTACTGTTGTTTAAAGGGCAGAGCTGTCACTCTTGGGGAAAAGGTGATATATTGCCAGATCAATATAGCAATGATTACATCTGTTGCGTGAAAAGCAGTTGGAATCAGCCACGCTACGTCTGCTCAAAAATTCTTAAATTAGTTCAGTGCAGTGCAATGGAAAGCCTCAGGAGCCTCAGAACCATGCTAGATTTCAAAGAGTGAAGTTTGAAAGAGGTTTTATAGCTTCTCATGTCAGGCACATGCCATAAGActttgtgtttcctttctgcATGCCCTTGGCACACTGGACCCTGCACGTGCACTGTAGGGATGGACTCAGTTTTGCAGGGGGTGCAACATGCCTCTCAACCGGTGGAGCTGCTGCGTGCGCGTGCAGTAACTGTAGTGATTTGGGAGTACATCAGGATTGTCGTGGTTATCCAGCAAGCCTGCACATCAGCGGTGGCTGTTTGTCAGGAGGAAATCTTGGACAAATGGTcatgtttgcatttcttcacCTAGCCAGCAGTCATTCCTCAAAAAGGTGGATATAGCAATGGAAGTCCAGAAATATAGGAGCCATCTGACATCTGTAAATATCACATGACTTGTCACTCTTTGGCTTTAATTttggtatctttttttccttatcttgcAATGTAGCAGTTGTCATGGCAGTTTTCAGGGTGTTTCTCCTTGGAAACCTCTTCTTCAGGTTTCCCTTTCTGAGGAAAAACCTTACATTCTCACAGTTGACTGCATGCTCAGTTAATCAGGATTACCCTTACAAAGTTGGTTTCCTCAAACCGCAGAGtcacttctgcattttaattccCCTCCTTCCCATGCCCCGTGATCTTTGTTAACGAGGCTGCCCACCTGattgctgctggagctgcatCATGGTTTATCAAAGACCCTGCAGATCCAAATGATGGATGGTAGTTGTTGCATTATGGAGAGATCTTTCAAAGGTGAAATATCAAAGTCTTGTTTCCCAAATATTTAAgatgctgtgctttttttggaGGTGGAAAACATCCCTGTTTCCTTTCGTACTGTTGATGCAGAAgtatgggggttttttaagaATAGTATGAATAAGAGTCAATTGCTGTCATTGCTTCTATCAAAAATTTTGGCATGATTTTTGTGAAAGCTCGATAAATAAGAAACCTGCCGTTAATGCTTCATAACTGTCTGTATCTTCCGGTGCACGATCATTTCGTTTCCAGACTGTAGCATGAACCAtgtgaaaataattcttttgaaaaatgcagccAGCAGCCTAGGTTCAGTAACGGTCTAGGATTTTATGCTGTCTTAGGAtggtggttgttgttgttgttgtttttacttCCACAGATGTCATAGATTGTATTTGGGTCTCAGTGGGTGTTCCTGTGAAAAAAACAGACTCTATACTGATTGCTTTTTAATCCCTTTAATCAGCTGAGTAAACTGGGTGCTCAGGAGTTTGTTGACAGAATCAGTTCAAAAAGACCTCCTGTCACTGGCGTCCCTCCCACACATCAAATTCTCCATCCCTTCCTTTCATCCCCGTCCTTCCCTTCCCAACTGAACAGTTGAAAtggcagaaaagaaattctggTTTTCAAACCTTCAAAATGGTGGTGTTGGATTGGGGATTGGCCAAAGTAAAAGTGATTAATTTGAGGCACTCTGGCCACAGTATTACACTTTCCTATGGGCAGTATCATTGATCAATTAGAGTCCAAACAAAAGACTCCATCTCGATTTTGAGCTGCTcagtttattttgttgttgttgacaAAGTTGCTAGGAAATATTTCCAATCTCACAAAATGATGTTTTGTCAGAAGTTTTGTGAGCAGGTTTTACAGTTGAGCTTTTACCAAAGGGCTTTACTTGTTACTGGCTGACTACAGATGGCAGGGGAAATGCTGGCACGTATTATGGTTTATAGATGTTAGTGCTCTTAAACCAGTTACGTTAGCACTCTTCATTTAAATCTGACAGTTACTGTTCTGCTGTTGATCCATTTGAAAGATGGTGCTTGTGGGCCAACATGGAGAGTCTGTGATACTAGAGATGTAAGAGAAAAGGTAGTATACTTtcagctaccaaaaaaaaaaaaaaaaaaaaaaaagatttggcGGAATTGTGTTTATAAACCACAGTTTTGGCAGCTTTTATAGGTAATGGGAAGCGAGCTCCTGATGAAACTCTAATGTAAATGAAGAGGTTTTGTAGAGCAAAAAACTCATGGGTAGTAATTGTGAAACAACATAATAACATTTcttgaagaattaaaaaaaagaccaaaaaaaacccccaaagaatAGCCAAGTAAAAGGTTTTTGCGTCCCTGGAGATTTGAGAATCTCCTGGCAggcttgggtttggggtttctGTATCACTATTGTGAAATGTCTTTCATGCAAACTAATTATTTAAGTAAA is drawn from Haliaeetus albicilla chromosome Z, bHalAlb1.1, whole genome shotgun sequence and contains these coding sequences:
- the LOC138683695 gene encoding leucine-rich repeat and fibronectin type III domain-containing protein 1-like protein isoform X2: MERLVVYLLVISTAVKAMMCPKRCMCQNLSPSFTILCTKTGLLFVPPSIDRRTAELRLMDNFITTLRRKDFANMTNLIHLTLSRNTISQIMPYAFFDLKGLHALHLDSNRLTYINEDHFKGLINLRHLILSNNQLNYISPGSLDDFIETIEDLDLSYNNLVNVPWETIAKLSNVNTVSLDHNLIEFVPEGIFSNLHKLARLDMTSNKLKKIPPDPLFSRIPVYAKSKGSPLSSLVLSFGGNPLHCNCELVWLRRLTREDDLETCASPPELMGKYFWSIKEEEFVCEPPMITHRTPKLTVTEGQSVSLKCKAVGDPDPYVRWISPDGKLVSNTSRTISYENGTLDILVTSLTDKGTFTCIASNAAGESTAPVELLVTPYPNLANSTNCDKDAEPGPSDILISAKSSFPNETKAQQEKVVVVAELTSSSALIQWPSQHHLPGIRMYQIQYNSSADDILVYRT
- the LOC138683695 gene encoding leucine-rich repeat and fibronectin type III domain-containing protein 1-like protein isoform X1, which encodes MERLVVYLLVISTAVKAMMCPKRCMCQNLSPSFTILCTKTGLLFVPPSIDRRTAELRLMDNFITTLRRKDFANMTNLIHLTLSRNTISQIMPYAFFDLKGLHALHLDSNRLTYINEDHFKGLINLRHLILSNNQLNYISPGSLDDFIETIEDLDLSYNNLVNVPWETIAKLSNVNTVSLDHNLIEFVPEGIFSNLHKLARLDMTSNKLKKIPPDPLFSRIPVYAKSKGSPLSSLVLSFGGNPLHCNCELVWLRRLTREDDLETCASPPELMGKYFWSIKEEEFVCEPPMITHRTPKLTVTEGQSVSLKCKAVGDPDPYVRWISPDGKLVSNTSRTISYENGTLDILVTSLTDKGTFTCIASNAAGESTAPVELLVTPYPNLANSTNCDKDAEPGPSDILISAKSSFPNETKAQQEKVVVVAELTSSSALIQWPSQHHLPGIRMYQIQYNSSADDILVYRMIPAASKSFFLTDLVAGREYDLCVLAVYDDGLTSLTATRVIGCVQFTTQEEYKQCRSLHAQFLGGTMIIIIGGIIVASVLVFIFILLMKYKVYNNHHKNKTTKVNNVCSQTNGSQSGSMARSTSKLAERRESLHQECSGSSIKGKTVVDLDCEKVTPTNTTFLTTDPLS